The region ATTTAATTGAGAATTTAGGGCAATTCTTTTTAAAAATAATTTAAATTTTTATTTTTAGAAAGTAAAATTCTTTAATTAAAAGCACTATAAATTTAGAAAAAAATGGGATATGGAATTTAAAAACAATAAATTGTTAAGGCAATTTGAGTGTAAATGTGGGGACAATCATATTATTATTGAATATTCAATTCAAGAACGTAAATTATTTTTAACCAAATTAAACCCTAATGGTTGCCAAGACGAAGCAGTAATTAGTAATTTTATTAAAAGTATTTTAGATTTGGCCGAAGAAAAGCGTTTACGTATTGTACCGGTTAATTCAAACATAGTAACTTTTTTTAAAAAGAATCCAAGTTACCGCGAATTATTAGCAGCAGGTATTAAAATTTAAAAAGGTGAAATAAAAAACAAGTCCCAAAGTTTACTTTGGGACTTGTTTTTTAATGTATTTCTGCACTTAAACCAGCGTTTAATAACGCGGTGCACATTGGTTCTAAATCTTTAAAAGGGCCTGTTTTAACATCGCATTTTCCGTTGTGATGCACTATTAATGCACATTGTTCTGCTTGTAAAGGTTCGTGATCGCAAATTTCTACAAGTGTGTCAATTACGTGGTCAAAAGTGTTTACATCATCGTTAAAAAGAACAATTACATTTTCAGAGATTAATAATTCTTCTATTTTAACTTCTTCTAAAACCTGTTCTTTAGTACTCATTTTTTATTTTTTTATAAATTTTAACGAAGCCCAATTGTTTTTAGTTAGTTGACCTTGCAAATGCATACCGTGTTGGTTTGCAGCAGCTTCAATTGCTGGAATGTCTTCTACATAAAAACCACTAAATAAAATGATACCGTTTGCTTTTAATGTGCCTGCGTAAGCTTGCATATCGTTTAACAAAATGTTTCTGTTAATATTAGCAATAACTAAATCATAAGCAGCCGTTTTATTGCTTAAAAGCGCTGCATCGCCTTCATAAACCGTAATGTTTTTAATGTTGTTTCGTTCTGCATTTTCAATTGAGTTTAAATAGCACCAGTTGTCAATATCAATTGCATCGGCGTGTTTTGCACCTTTCATTAAAGCTAAAATTGCTAAAATAGCTGTTCCGCAACCCATATCTAAAACATTCATGTTGGTTACATCAAGGTTTAAAATATGTTTTAGCATCATAAAAGTAGTTTCGTGATGTCCGGTTCCAAAACTCATTTTAGGTTCAATAACAATTTCGTAAGGCACTTTTTTAGTTTCGTGAAACGGTGCGCGTACGTAACATAAATCATCTACATTTATAGGTTCAAAGTTTTTTTCCCATTCTTCGTTCCAATTTACCTGTTCAATTTCTTCTGTAACGTAGCTTACTTCAAATTCAGGATTATTTAAAATGTATATATCGTTAAGTAAATCGGCAGTATTGTTATTTGTTTGAATGTAAGCCGATAAGCCTTCTTCAGTTTCAACAAAACTATCAAATGCTAATTCACCAAGTTCAGCTAATAAAATTTCGGCACCTGGTTCTTTTGGCGAAATGGTAAAATGATAGGCTGTATAATTATTCAACATAAAATTAATTTTCTACAAAGGTATAATTAAAAAAGTTCGAAGTGAAATAATCGCTTCGAACTCTTTAAAATTTTTATTAGAAATTTACTTGTGCTTGTAATCTTAATAAGTTTCCTTTTTGATGGTTGTCACGTAATTTAAAATCTTCGTATTTACGATCAGATATTGTGTACATAGCAACTACTTCTAAATGTTTGTTTATTTGCCATTCAACACCTAACTCAACATCGTTAACTTTATAGCTTCTTGCGTCGGTTTCGTGTTTTTTACCACCGTTATAGTATTGGTAGCGAGCAAATGGAAATATGTATTGATCGTTATGTTGAATTCTGTACGACATCATAGCGTAACCACCTTCTAAACTTTTAGTTTCAATGGTGTTGGTTTCTTTATTGAATTCAGGACCTTTACCAATGTTGTATTCTGCTTGAAAACCAAATGGTTTAGGATAAACAATTACCGATGCAGCTGCACGTTGATCTGTGTAATTTCCATCGTGTGTTGTTGTAACGCCACTGTTTACACTTGATGAAGGCATAGCCCAACGACCTGAATATGCTTGGATTCCTGGTTCTATTAATTGATCGCCAATTTCAAAAGGATATGAAACACGAGCTACAACGTGTAAATTATTGTTTAATTCAGGTTTATTAGCAGTTTGTCCATTAAAAGCACCAAATGCAAAAACACCATAATCACCTGATCCTTTGTAGTTGTTTTTAACAACACTTGAATATACTTTGCGAATACGTTCTGGTGCCCACATAAAGAATGCACCTAAATCACGTTCATTTGCAAATGCACTGTTGATACCATCGTTACGATCTAAAGGTAAACGGTTTGAACTTGATTGTAAGTTTTCAAAACCATAAGGTATTTTACTTTGACCAACACGTAATCTATATTCGTTTTTGCTATCAAAACCTATATCAAAGTAAGCATCTCTTATTTGACCAAAATGTAAGCTTGTGCTACTTGCCGAAGTTGCGAAATCGGGCTGAAGGTAAAAATATACGTTTTTATAAACTTGTCCTGAAAAAACAACACGTGCACGGCGTAAGAAAAAGCCGCCATTATCTCCCCAAGATTTATCACATTGCTCACAACCTAAATCAGGATTAGTTTCTAATAATCTGTTGTAACGCACCTGCACATATCCGCGAACGCTTATTGAGTTAAACCATTCTTTGTTTTTCTTAGGTTGTTCTTGAACAACTTCGGTACTTTTGGTTTCTTGTGCATTAATTTGGTTGCATGTAATTACAGCTAGTAATAAAGCTTTAAAAATTTTCATTGTTAAATGTTGTTAATTTTATGAGGCAAATTTATTAACATTGTTGTGTTTGTGTGTTAAGCTAATGTTACTAAGTGGTTTTGTTAACATTAAATTTATATTTAAGAAACACAGATTTTTTTATTAATTAACAAGAAATAGTTGGAAGTTTTGCTAAAAATATAATAAAGCACCCGTTTATAGGTGCTTTATTGCGTTTTTTATTCTGGGTTGTTTATTAAATCGCCAACTTCGTCTAAGTCGTCAAAGTTTTTATCGGCTAGGGCGTAACGTGCTTTTTCTTCATCTTCTTCTAAAACAAAAATATGCACTGCTTTATCTGCCGACCCAAAACCTGCTGTTATTGCCGATTCAATATCGTTGCGTTCAACATAACCAATATTATTTTCTTCTAAAGTGTTTTTAACTGCCATTGCCATAATAGCGCTTCCTGCAAAAATTTCAATATGATCCATAGTTTTTTATTGAAAGTTAGTAAAATCAATTTAATAAAAAAAATAAAAGTGCCTTAAAAAAGACACTTTTAAATGGTTTTAGTCTTGATTTCTAAAAACTAAATGATCTTCAAAACTATCTAAAAGTATAATGCTATCGGTTTTAATTTTTCCCGAAAGAATTTCTTTTGATAATTGATTTAATACTTCGCGTTGTATAACTCTTTTTACAGGACGTGCACCAAAATGTGCATCAAAACCTTTATTGGCTAAATATTTTACAGCTTCGGGTGTTGCGTCCATAGTTATATGTTGTTGCGCTAACATTTTAAACACTCCTTTTAATTGTATGGTAACTATTTGTTCAATATTACTTAGTGAAAGTGGTGTGAACATAATAATTTCATCGATTCGATTTAAAAATTCTGGGCGAACCATGACTTTTAATTGATTTAATACTTCGGTTTTAGCATTTTCGGCAGCAATTTCACTTGGGTTGTTTTCAAATTGTTCTTGAATAATGTAGCTCCCCATATTAGATGTCATTATAATAATGGTATTTTTAAAATCAGCTAACCTACCTTTATTATCTGTTAATCTACCTTCGTCTAAAACCTGTAATAATATGTTAAAAGTATCAGGATGCGCTTTTTCAATTTCATCTAATAAAATTACCGAATATGGACGTCTGCGAACAGCCTCGGTTAGTTGTCCACCTTCGTCATAACCTATATAACCTGGAGGCGCACCTACCAAACGACTTACGCTGTGACGCTCTGAATATTCGCTCATATCAATTCGTGTCATGGCGTTTTCATCATCAAATAGATATTCGGCTAATGCTTTAGCTAATTCGGTTTTTCCAACACCTGTTGTTCCTAAAAATAAGAACGAACCAATTGGTTTTTTTGGATCTTGTAAACCCGAACGGCTGCGACGAACAGCGTCTGATATTGCTTCGATAGCTTCTTCTTGGCCAACAACACGTTTGTGTAATTCGTTTTCTAAATTCAATAGTTTTTCGCGATCGGTTTGAAGCATTTTTGTAACAGGTACGCCTGTCCATTTAGCAACTACCTCTGCAATATCTTCATAAGTAACTTCTTCTTTAATTAAAGAGTGTTCTTTTTGATTTTCATCTAATAGTTTTTGAAATGCAGCTAATTTGTTTTCGGCTTCTTGAATTTTTCCATAACGTATTTCTGCAACTTTTCCGTAATCACCGTTACGTTCGGCACGTTCGGCTTCAAGTTTAAATTCTTCAATTTCTAGTTTCGCATTTTGAATGTTATCAACAACATCTTTTTCCGATTTCCATTTACTAAAAATTTGGTTGCGTTCTTCTTTTAAATTAGCTAAATCAATACCTAAGGCTTTTAATTTGGTTTCGTCGTTTTCGCGTTTAATGGCTTCAATTTCAATTTCAAGCTGCATTATTTTTCTGTCTAAAACATCAAGTTCTTCAGGTTTTGAATTGATTTCCATTCTAATTTTAGAAGCGGCTTCATCCATTAAATCAATCGCTTTATCTGGTAAAAATCTGTTAGAAATATAGCGTTGCGAAAGTTCTACAGCACCAATAATTGCTTCGTCTTTAATACGTACTTTATGGTGGGTTTCGTATTTTTCTTTAATTCCACGAAGAATTGAAATGGCGCTTTCGGTATCGGGTTCTTCAATAATAACTTTTTGAAAGCGACGCTCTAAAGCCTTATCTTTTTCAAAATATTTTTGATATTCGTCTAAAGTTGTAGCTCCGATTGCTCTTAATTCTCCACGAGCCAAAGCAGGTTTTAAAATATTAGCAGCATCCATAGCACCTTCACCACCACCAGCACCTACAAGTGTGTGAATTTCATCTATAAAAAGTATGATATTCCCTTCAGATGAAGTTACTTCTTTTACTACCGATTTTAAACGCTCTTCAAATTCACCTTTATATTTTGCTCCAGCAATTAAGGCACCCATATCTAAGGAAAACACAATTTTATCTTTAAGGTTTTCAGGAACATCACCCTGAACAATTCTATGAGCTAAGCCTTCGGCAATTGCAGTTTTACCAACTCCAGGTTCACCTATTAACATAGGGTTGTTTTTAGATCTGCGGGTTAAAATTTGCAATACCCTACGAATTTCTTCGTCACGACCAATTACAGGGTCTAATTTTCCATCGTTAGCTAACTGATTTAAATTTTTGGCATATTTGTTTAACGAATTGTAAGTTTCCTCGGCCGAAGCTGACGTAACTCTTTCACCTTTGCGCAATTCGTTAATTGCAGCTTCAATTTGTTTTTCAGTGGTTCCGCTTGATTTTAAAAACGATGCAACTTTACTGTTCGATTTAAATATTGCTAAAAATAAATGCTCGATAGATACGTATTCATCGTTCAATTTTTTTGCAATGGCTTGCGCATCATTTAAAGTACTTGCAGCCGAACGTGATAAGCTAATTTGTGCACCTGAAACTTTTGGAAAAGCATTTATAATTTGATCATTTTGCAATTTTAATTGTTCAATATTTACTCCTACTTTTTTTAAGATAAAAGGTGTAACGTTTTCATCAACCTCTAAAATTGCTTTTAAAAGGTGTTCGTTTTCAATTTGTTGTTGCCCAAAAGTTTGCACTAAAACCTGAGCTTGTTGCAATACTTCTTGCGATTTTATTGTAAAATTATTCAAGTTCATTTTGTAATTTGTTAAGTGTGTTGTTTTAAATTACTTTACAAACCATGTTCCAATTGTTTTTTAGTGACTATTTGTCTTGTTTTGAGTGTTTTAAGTAGGTTTTAAATGACAAAATGACTGTTTTTTGTTAATTTTATTAATGTATATTTGAAGTTAATATAAAAATAGAATTATGAAAAAAACACTTTTTACTCTTTTTGTTTGCTTGTGTAGCTTATTAAGTTTTTCACAAAATCAATTAAATATTCCTACTACACTTCCTACAGAATTTAGCAACAGTTTTACATTTCCATTAGGGTCAAAAATTCTTATTGAATTGAAAGAAAACCAAAATGGTAAATACGAATACAGAGTTTTAAGCATTGAAAAAATAGAAGAATTTTATTCAATGGAAGAAAAAAAAACATTGTTTGTTGAAAATCCTAGAGAAAATACCGTAGAACTATTTTTTATTGGGGCTTTTTACAATGATGGTAGTGAAGATAAAGATTGGAATACATTATTGAATTTAAGAAATAATTTAAAAAAGCCAATTACTTATAAAGCAGACATTAAATATTATTTTTCAGATGAATTTGAAAATACAAGTATCGTTGGTGCTTTTCCAGGTACAAACACGAATGAATTGTGGAGACATAAAATAGATTATATAACGTTATATGATTTTGAAATAAAAACGTTTAATTTGAATTCTAAATCTGAATAAAATAGTTATGAAAAAAATTTATTATGTATTAATGTTTGTTTCTTCAATAGCCATTTCGCAGAATCAAACCGAAGCCGATTTAATAGTAGAACAAGGTATTGAGTTATATAATAATGGATCTTACGATGAAGCCATTTTAAAATATAATGAAGCTTTGCAGGTAGATAAAAATAACGCATATGCACTTGCCGAAAAAGCAATGACTTTATTACCATTAAAAAAATACGACGAAGCTATTGAAATTTGCGAGCAAGTTTTAAAATTATACCCGCAAAATAATAATGCTACAGTTTATGTAACTTATGGAAATGCTTTAGATTTAAAAGGCGATTCTAAATTTGCTTTAAAAATTTACGATAAGGGAATAAAAAAATATCCAGAATATTACAGTTTATACTATAATCAAGGAATTACCTATTTTAATGTTAAGCAACCTGATAAGGCAAAAGAAGCGTTTCAATTGGCAACAAAATTAAACCCAAATCATGCTAGTTCGTTTAATGCATTAGGTATTTTAGATTCAAATAATAGAATTCCTGCAATTTTAGCATTAAGTAGGTATTTAATTATTGATAATAGAACATCAAGAGCTACAAAAAATTTTGAATTACTTTCTAAATTAATGGTGCAAGGTGTTACACAAAATAGTACAAATTCAATTTCTATTTCAATTGACGAAAATAGTTTGAATAATAAGAAAGGTGTTGAAAACAATTTTTCATCATTAGATTTAATGCTTTCAATGTCTGGTGCTTTAAACTTAAGCGATGAAAACAAAAATAAAAACGAAATTGAAAAATTTACAGATAGTTTTAAAATTCTTTGTCAAGGATTAAAACAAATGAAAAAAGATAATAAAGGTTATTATTGGGAGTTTTTAGCTCCGTATTTTATCGAAATGTATGAAAAAAATTTAATTGAGCCTTTTGTTAATAGTATGTATCTTTCGGTAAATAATAATCACGCTTTAAAATATAAAGAAGAAAACTTAGGAACATTAGAACAATTTTATTTTTGGTCTAAAAATTACAATTGGCAATAGAATTACTTTAAAAAAAATAAATATGAATTGGAACGAATTAACACATATTGATCAAATTGATAAGATAATTAATGAATCTTGGAAAAAACCAGTTTTAATTTTTAAACACAGTACGCGCTGTATCATTAGTAAAATGGCATTAAAGAATTTTGAAAGTGATTTTTCATTGCAAGATGTGATGGATGTTTATTATTTGGATTTAATTGCTTACAGAAACATCTCTAATGAGATTGCTGAAGTATTTACAGTGGAGCATCAATCGCCACAAATTTTGTTGATTAAAGATGGTGTTGCAGTTTATGCAGCATCGCACGAAAGTATTGATGCGAATGTTTTACTTCATCGTTTATAAAACAAAAAAATCCGACTAACTCGTCGGATTTTCTGTATTTTGATTGCTTTGATAATAATTTTGATGTGATGCAAATTCGTTTGCTGTTTCAACCTTTTTGTAGGCTTCCACAATTTTCTTAACCAAACGGTGGCGCACAATGTCTTTATCGTCTAAAAACACAAAACCAATACCTTCAACACCTTCTAAAATACGCAAGGCTTCACGTAGCCCCGATGTTACTTTTCTTGGTAAATCAACCTGTCCAGGATCACCCGTGATGATAAATTTGGCATTTTTTCCCATACGTGTTAAAAACATTTTCATTTGGCTGTGGGTGGTATTTTGGGCTTCGTCTAAAATTACAAAAGCGTTATCTAACGTACGGCCACGCATAAAAGCTAAAGGAGCAATTTGTATGATACCTTTCAGCAAATAATCTTCTAAAGTGGTAGGGGGCAACATATCGCGCAAGGCATCGTATAAAGGTTGCATGTACGGGTCTAGCTTTTCCTTCATATCACCCGGTAAAAAACCTAAATTTTCACCAGCTTCAACAGCAGGTCGCGTTAAAATAATGCGTTTTACTTGTTTTTCTTTTAACGCTTTTACTGCCAAAGCAACGCCTGTATAGGTTTTACCAGTTCCGGCAGGGCCAATAGCAAAAACCATATCGTTTTTAAAAACTAAATCTACTAATTTTTGTTGGTTAGGTGTGGTTGCTTTTATTAATTTTCCGCCTAAACCATGCACCAAAATTTCGTCTGATTTATCCATTCTTTGTGGCAAATCATCCATAATTAAGCGTTCAATTATGTTTTCGTTTAATTGGTTGTATTTATCGTAATACTTTAAAATACGTTCAAAACGCGATTCAAACTGATCTAAAATTTCAGCTTCGCCAAAAATTTTCACAACGGTTCCTCTAGCAACAATTTTTAGTTTGGGATATAATTTTTTAATGGTCTCTAAATGTATATCTTGCGGGCCCCAAAAATCTTTAGGCGTTATGTGGTCTAATTCTATTATTCTTTCGTTCAAAAGCTATTAAGTTTAATTAAATTGGTTAGTTTTGTATACTCAAATCTAACAAAAAAAAATAAAAAACACTAACAAAAAACAAGGAATGTCAATTATAACATTAACAACAGATTACGGTATAAAAGATCATTTTGTTGGGGCTGTTAAGGGTAAAATTTTAACTAAAATACCCAAGGTTCAAATTATTGATATTTCGCACAGCATTGATTTTTACAACATAGCCAATGCCAGTTATGTTTTGTATGGTGCCTATAAAAATTTTCCAGAAGGCACAATTCACATGGTACTTGTAGAGGCGGAAATGAATGACCAAAAATCGTTTTTACTTACTAAATTAAACGGGCATTATTTTTTAACGGCGAATAATGGAACCATTTCTTTATTGGCTGATGCAAATGATGTATTAGAAATTTATGATTTACATATACCTGATTTTTGTGCCAATACGGTTGATTTGTATAATTTTATTGCTGAAAGTATTTTAAAAAATACAAATTTAGATACTTTAGGTTCTAAAATTAGTTATAACGATTGTGAATTGTTGGTAGAATTACGCCCAAATGTTGCCGATGACGAAAATTCGATAAAAGCAGCTGTAATTTATATTGATCACTACGGAAATGCTGTTACCAACTTAACAAAACAATTGTTTGAAAAGGTTAGAAAGAATCGCAAATTTATTATTACTGCTAAAAGATATCGCATTAATAGAATTAATGAATTTTATGCCGATTTTAATACCGAAAGCAAATCGTTACGTGAATATGAAGGTGATATGTTGTTTATTTTTAACGATTTAGATTTTTTACAAATGGCTATTTACAAATCTGACGACGAAAATATTGGTAATCCTAAAAGTTTATTGGGTGTTTTGTACCGCGATACTGTAATTATTGAATTTATAGATTAATAAAATATGTTTGTACGTATAGTTAAAATGAGTTTTCATGAAGAGAAAATTCCTGAATTTTTTGAACATTTTCACACAGTGAAGCATTTAATTCGCAATTTTCCTGGGAACAATTTTTTAGAAGTATATCAAGATAAAAATAACCCAAGTATTATTTTTACCTATTCGGTTTGGAACCATGAATCTGATTTGGAAAATTATCGCAATTCAGAACTTTTTAAGAGTGTTTGGAAATTTACAAAACAGTTCTTTAAAGATAAACCCGAAGCATGGAGTGTAGATAAATTAGTTAGTTTACCGTAATTTTTTGAAATATTCACAAATTTTACAACCTTTACATCCTTAAATTTTTGATTGTTATATAATGAAAGCAATATTATTAAGAGAAATTAAATCGTTTTTTGGTTCATTAACTGGATATTTAGTTATTGCCGTATTTTTAATTTTAAATGGAATTTTCCTATGGATTGTAGACGGGCAATACAATATTTTACAAAGCGGATATAATGATTTAACTCCGTTTTTTAAATTAGCACCTTTGGTTTTGCTACTGCTTATACCTGCAATTACTATGAAAAGTATTTCAGACGAACGCAAACAAGGAACCATTGAACTTTTAGTAACCAAACCTTTAAGTTTGCAACAAATAGTTGTAGGCAAATTTTTGGGCGCTTTTATATTAGTACTTATTGCCATTTTGCCAACAATTTTATATGTGGTTATTTTAAATCCTTATGGTTTGCCTGCAGGTAATATGGATTTAGGAAGTACAATAGGGGCGTACTTAGGATTACTATTTTTAATTGCTGCTTATTGCAGTATTGGAATTTTTTGTTCATCGTTATCAGAAAATCAAATAGTAGCATTTATCACAGCAGTGGTAATTTGCTTTGTTTTGTATGTTGGATTTGAACAATTGGCAGAATTAATACAATCTTTTGCAATTTTTATTGAAAAATTAGGAATGAGCTACCATTTTAAAAGTATAAGTAGAGGTGTAATTGATACCCGCGATATTATTTATTTTACAACAATTACCGTTTTCTTTTTAATGGCAACAGTGTTTAACCTTAAAAACATTCGTAAATAATGAAAATCAATAAAAAAATACAATCGTTTTTAGGTATTACAGCAGCTTTAATACTTTTAAATACAGTGGGCAGTTTTGTTTTTCATAGGTTTGATTTAACTGCTGATAAACGTTATACACTTTCAAAAACAACAAAAAATATTTTAGATAAAGTTACCGAACCTGTTTATGTTGATGTTTATTTAGAAGGAAATTTCCCTGCCGAATTACGTAAGCTTCAAACCGAAACGAAACAACTTTTAGAAGAATTTAATGCGTACAACAGCAATATAAATTTTGTTTTTGTAAATCCGTTAGCAAACGAAAAAGAAGCGTCGCACATTGCGCAAAAACTTTTTACTAGTGGCTTAAAACCAATAAATATTTCGGTAAACGATAAAGGTAAACAAACCCAAGAAATGGTTTTTCCGTGGGCCGTGGCTACAAAAGGTGAAAATCATGCCAATATTCAGTTAATAAAAGGTATGATGCAATCTTCAACCGAAGAAAAAATAGCTTCTTCAGTTCAACATTTAGAATATTCTATAACCGAAGCTATTCATAAAATCAATACAAAAAAATCTAAAAAAATTGCTGTTATTAAAGGAATTGGTGAGCCTAATGATATATATATTGCCGATTTTTTACGAACTTTAAAAGATACATATTACATAGCACCTTTTACTTTGGATAGTGTTGCAGTAAATCCACAAAAAACGTTAACTGATTTGCAAGCTTACGATCTAGCGATTATAACAAAACCAACTAAAGCATTTAATGAAAACCAAATTCAAGTTTTAGATCAATTTGTTATGAACGGTGGAAAATCTATTTGGATGTTAGATCAAGTACAAGCAGATATGGACAGTTTGTATAACCCTACAAGCGAAATGTTAGTATATCCTAAAGACCAAAGTTTAGGCGAAATGTTGTTTAAATATGGTGTACGTGTTAACCCAGATTTAGTAAAAGATGAGTACGGTTCGCCTATAAAATTAGCAACGGGGAAACAAGGTAGCGAAACGGTATATGAAACGTATAATTGGAAATTTGCTCCTTATGTGGTAAGTGGATCTAACCACCCAATTGTTAAAAACATAGAAGTGGTAAAATTCGATTTTGCCAATTCAATAGATACATTAAAAAATAATATTAAAAAAACGGTATTACTTGCATCGTCACCAATGTCGGTTAAAGTAGGGGCGCCTA is a window of Myroides sp. JBRI-B21084 DNA encoding:
- the ytxJ gene encoding bacillithiol system redox-active protein YtxJ, translating into MNWNELTHIDQIDKIINESWKKPVLIFKHSTRCIISKMALKNFESDFSLQDVMDVYYLDLIAYRNISNEIAEVFTVEHQSPQILLIKDGVAVYAASHESIDANVLLHRL
- a CDS encoding tetratricopeptide repeat protein → MKKIYYVLMFVSSIAISQNQTEADLIVEQGIELYNNGSYDEAILKYNEALQVDKNNAYALAEKAMTLLPLKKYDEAIEICEQVLKLYPQNNNATVYVTYGNALDLKGDSKFALKIYDKGIKKYPEYYSLYYNQGITYFNVKQPDKAKEAFQLATKLNPNHASSFNALGILDSNNRIPAILALSRYLIIDNRTSRATKNFELLSKLMVQGVTQNSTNSISISIDENSLNNKKGVENNFSSLDLMLSMSGALNLSDENKNKNEIEKFTDSFKILCQGLKQMKKDNKGYYWEFLAPYFIEMYEKNLIEPFVNSMYLSVNNNHALKYKEENLGTLEQFYFWSKNYNWQ
- a CDS encoding ATP-dependent Clp protease adaptor ClpS, which gives rise to MSTKEQVLEEVKIEELLISENVIVLFNDDVNTFDHVIDTLVEICDHEPLQAEQCALIVHHNGKCDVKTGPFKDLEPMCTALLNAGLSAEIH
- the prmA gene encoding 50S ribosomal protein L11 methyltransferase, with translation MLNNYTAYHFTISPKEPGAEILLAELGELAFDSFVETEEGLSAYIQTNNNTADLLNDIYILNNPEFEVSYVTEEIEQVNWNEEWEKNFEPINVDDLCYVRAPFHETKKVPYEIVIEPKMSFGTGHHETTFMMLKHILNLDVTNMNVLDMGCGTAILAILALMKGAKHADAIDIDNWCYLNSIENAERNNIKNITVYEGDAALLSNKTAAYDLVIANINRNILLNDMQAYAGTLKANGIILFSGFYVEDIPAIEAAANQHGMHLQGQLTKNNWASLKFIKK
- a CDS encoding GNAT family N-acetyltransferase, which produces MEFKNNKLLRQFECKCGDNHIIIEYSIQERKLFLTKLNPNGCQDEAVISNFIKSILDLAEEKRLRIVPVNSNIVTFFKKNPSYRELLAAGIKI
- a CDS encoding PhoH family protein, with protein sequence MNERIIELDHITPKDFWGPQDIHLETIKKLYPKLKIVARGTVVKIFGEAEILDQFESRFERILKYYDKYNQLNENIIERLIMDDLPQRMDKSDEILVHGLGGKLIKATTPNQQKLVDLVFKNDMVFAIGPAGTGKTYTGVALAVKALKEKQVKRIILTRPAVEAGENLGFLPGDMKEKLDPYMQPLYDALRDMLPPTTLEDYLLKGIIQIAPLAFMRGRTLDNAFVILDEAQNTTHSQMKMFLTRMGKNAKFIITGDPGQVDLPRKVTSGLREALRILEGVEGIGFVFLDDKDIVRHRLVKKIVEAYKKVETANEFASHQNYYQSNQNTENPTS
- a CDS encoding porin, coding for MKIFKALLLAVITCNQINAQETKSTEVVQEQPKKNKEWFNSISVRGYVQVRYNRLLETNPDLGCEQCDKSWGDNGGFFLRRARVVFSGQVYKNVYFYLQPDFATSASSTSLHFGQIRDAYFDIGFDSKNEYRLRVGQSKIPYGFENLQSSSNRLPLDRNDGINSAFANERDLGAFFMWAPERIRKVYSSVVKNNYKGSGDYGVFAFGAFNGQTANKPELNNNLHVVARVSYPFEIGDQLIEPGIQAYSGRWAMPSSSVNSGVTTTHDGNYTDQRAAASVIVYPKPFGFQAEYNIGKGPEFNKETNTIETKSLEGGYAMMSYRIQHNDQYIFPFARYQYYNGGKKHETDARSYKVNDVELGVEWQINKHLEVVAMYTISDRKYEDFKLRDNHQKGNLLRLQAQVNF
- a CDS encoding SAM hydrolase/SAM-dependent halogenase family protein — its product is MSIITLTTDYGIKDHFVGAVKGKILTKIPKVQIIDISHSIDFYNIANASYVLYGAYKNFPEGTIHMVLVEAEMNDQKSFLLTKLNGHYFLTANNGTISLLADANDVLEIYDLHIPDFCANTVDLYNFIAESILKNTNLDTLGSKISYNDCELLVELRPNVADDENSIKAAVIYIDHYGNAVTNLTKQLFEKVRKNRKFIITAKRYRINRINEFYADFNTESKSLREYEGDMLFIFNDLDFLQMAIYKSDDENIGNPKSLLGVLYRDTVIIEFID
- a CDS encoding putative signal transducing protein encodes the protein MDHIEIFAGSAIMAMAVKNTLEENNIGYVERNDIESAITAGFGSADKAVHIFVLEEDEEKARYALADKNFDDLDEVGDLINNPE
- the clpB gene encoding ATP-dependent chaperone ClpB is translated as MNLNNFTIKSQEVLQQAQVLVQTFGQQQIENEHLLKAILEVDENVTPFILKKVGVNIEQLKLQNDQIINAFPKVSGAQISLSRSAASTLNDAQAIAKKLNDEYVSIEHLFLAIFKSNSKVASFLKSSGTTEKQIEAAINELRKGERVTSASAEETYNSLNKYAKNLNQLANDGKLDPVIGRDEEIRRVLQILTRRSKNNPMLIGEPGVGKTAIAEGLAHRIVQGDVPENLKDKIVFSLDMGALIAGAKYKGEFEERLKSVVKEVTSSEGNIILFIDEIHTLVGAGGGEGAMDAANILKPALARGELRAIGATTLDEYQKYFEKDKALERRFQKVIIEEPDTESAISILRGIKEKYETHHKVRIKDEAIIGAVELSQRYISNRFLPDKAIDLMDEAASKIRMEINSKPEELDVLDRKIMQLEIEIEAIKRENDETKLKALGIDLANLKEERNQIFSKWKSEKDVVDNIQNAKLEIEEFKLEAERAERNGDYGKVAEIRYGKIQEAENKLAAFQKLLDENQKEHSLIKEEVTYEDIAEVVAKWTGVPVTKMLQTDREKLLNLENELHKRVVGQEEAIEAISDAVRRSRSGLQDPKKPIGSFLFLGTTGVGKTELAKALAEYLFDDENAMTRIDMSEYSERHSVSRLVGAPPGYIGYDEGGQLTEAVRRRPYSVILLDEIEKAHPDTFNILLQVLDEGRLTDNKGRLADFKNTIIIMTSNMGSYIIQEQFENNPSEIAAENAKTEVLNQLKVMVRPEFLNRIDEIIMFTPLSLSNIEQIVTIQLKGVFKMLAQQHITMDATPEAVKYLANKGFDAHFGARPVKRVIQREVLNQLSKEILSGKIKTDSIILLDSFEDHLVFRNQD
- a CDS encoding putative quinol monooxygenase, producing the protein MFVRIVKMSFHEEKIPEFFEHFHTVKHLIRNFPGNNFLEVYQDKNNPSIIFTYSVWNHESDLENYRNSELFKSVWKFTKQFFKDKPEAWSVDKLVSLP